A part of Thermococcus sp. SY098 genomic DNA contains:
- the coaD gene encoding phosphopantetheine adenylyltransferase translates to MRKYKKVVVGGTFDRLHLGHKALLRKAFEVGKYVYIGLTSDEMIKNKPYAEKILPYELRLKDLIKFFEVNGYKNYRIIKIHNAIGFADRLKGLEAIVVSEETYKGALIVNKAREEKGLKPLKIVKIGIIKSKLGCKISSSLIRAGLIDPFGNPKR, encoded by the coding sequence ATGAGGAAGTACAAGAAAGTTGTAGTCGGTGGGACTTTCGATAGACTGCATTTGGGGCATAAAGCTTTACTTAGGAAAGCCTTTGAAGTTGGAAAATATGTCTACATTGGTTTGACATCTGATGAAATGATTAAAAACAAGCCCTATGCCGAAAAAATTCTTCCCTATGAGCTTCGGCTGAAGGATTTAATTAAATTTTTTGAAGTTAATGGATATAAGAATTATCGCATAATAAAAATTCACAATGCAATAGGTTTTGCTGATAGATTAAAGGGCTTGGAGGCTATCGTTGTCAGTGAAGAAACATATAAAGGCGCCCTGATAGTTAATAAAGCGAGAGAGGAAAAAGGTCTAAAACCCTTGAAAATTGTAAAAATAGGGATAATTAAGAGTAAATTGGGGTGTAAAATAAGCTCATCTCTAATAAGAGCTGGTCTCATAGATCCATTTGGGAACCCCAAGAGGTGA
- a CDS encoding CGP-CTERM sorting domain-containing protein, with protein MSERIKAGAILLIFFFSLGLINQAVAYPPQQIFDIQIFMTITESGTASVKMTAKLIDPYLLSYLNNLQKNDPQKAQKEFHDMVFSLIFLNLQEFIQSQTNKTVIITPQTGFIELHPNWTTTLNFKIYNYLTLKNGTLKSAVYGPMRFIFKNKVLSYHWKRLTIIFPKNAYIINLAPVPKEMTENVAVWENGDYLPIIALTFNETVFQKERAKKTKIIPFKEFLDNSTKVINLRYDPFAGTVTFNGSITGMKPEQYHIAKLIDEFNMSMDLIKFDIKSTENGVTFSGEAKPMLQYKETLTKKVWNITIRLPFRFDKVNIKAPKDQGVQMIYGKTDNTIVNMVFEEKKICGPGVIVGLTLFPLLLRKRRR; from the coding sequence ATGAGTGAGAGAATCAAAGCAGGTGCCATATTGTTGATATTCTTCTTTTCATTAGGTCTAATAAATCAGGCAGTTGCATATCCGCCTCAGCAAATCTTTGACATTCAAATTTTTATGACAATTACTGAAAGTGGAACTGCTTCTGTCAAGATGACAGCTAAGCTTATAGATCCGTATCTGCTTTCTTATCTGAACAATCTTCAGAAGAATGATCCTCAAAAAGCCCAAAAAGAGTTTCATGATATGGTATTCTCTTTGATATTCCTAAATCTTCAGGAATTCATACAGTCACAGACAAACAAAACAGTCATCATAACCCCCCAAACAGGATTTATTGAGCTTCATCCAAATTGGACTACTACACTGAACTTTAAAATATACAACTATCTAACTTTAAAAAACGGAACCCTAAAAAGCGCTGTTTATGGCCCAATGAGGTTCATTTTTAAAAATAAAGTTCTTTCATATCACTGGAAGAGGCTCACAATAATATTCCCGAAAAATGCTTACATCATTAACCTTGCCCCAGTACCAAAGGAGATGACCGAGAATGTCGCAGTTTGGGAGAATGGCGACTATCTCCCCATAATTGCGCTCACATTTAACGAAACAGTGTTCCAAAAAGAGAGAGCAAAGAAAACCAAAATAATACCGTTTAAGGAGTTTTTAGACAACAGCACCAAAGTCATAAATCTGAGATATGATCCCTTTGCTGGAACTGTGACATTTAATGGGAGCATTACTGGGATGAAGCCGGAGCAATATCACATTGCAAAGCTCATTGATGAGTTTAACATGAGCATGGACTTAATCAAATTCGATATAAAAAGCACGGAAAACGGTGTAACATTTTCAGGAGAAGCAAAGCCAATGCTCCAGTATAAGGAGACCCTCACAAAGAAGGTGTGGAACATCACAATTAGGTTGCCATTCAGATTTGATAAAGTGAACATTAAAGCCCCCAAAGACCAGGGCGTTCAGATGATTTACGGAAAAACAGACAACACAATTGTAAATATGGTGTTTGAAGAAAAGAAGATCTGCGGTCCAGGAGTTATCGTGGGATTGACACTATTTCCGCTGCTTCTGAGAAAACGCAGGAGGTGA
- a CDS encoding acetate--CoA ligase family protein produces the protein MDLDFFFYPSSVAIFGSFRNGAIAYEILRNIVEGGFGGKITPINPRGGEVEVSGKRFEIKKRLDEKTDVAIIAIPAKLVPGLIEEIGDKIRGAVVISAGFSEIGNVELERKLVEKAREKGVRIIGPNCAGIFGVHAKFFGSFEVRVKKGGLALISQSGAFAGAALAMGNEEGIGFSAFVSYGNAADLTESDFLRYFADDKNTKVISLYIEGVKDGRKFIDALKYATSKKPVIILKAGKSKSGSRAAQSHTGSLAGSYEIYKAAFNQFGAIEVEEMEELFDAAKVFEMYDKAGRRIAIITNSGGPGVLATDKAESLGLEIAQLSEKTIKALREFLPPQCSIKNPIDLIADADYERYKRTIEIVGKDENVDALLVICVPPIFIPSEEIAKAIIDAKCEKPIIANFMAGELVKDGVKLLAEKGIKNFPTPERAAKALYWLSLREKV, from the coding sequence ATGGATTTAGATTTCTTCTTTTACCCTTCCTCCGTTGCGATATTTGGCTCTTTCAGAAATGGAGCAATAGCATATGAAATTCTGAGAAATATAGTGGAGGGGGGTTTTGGAGGAAAAATAACTCCCATCAATCCAAGGGGAGGGGAAGTTGAGGTTTCAGGGAAGAGATTCGAAATAAAGAAGAGGCTTGATGAAAAGACAGATGTGGCGATAATAGCGATTCCCGCAAAGCTTGTTCCTGGATTAATTGAGGAAATTGGAGATAAAATTAGGGGTGCTGTCGTTATCTCTGCCGGTTTCAGCGAGATTGGAAATGTTGAACTTGAGAGAAAACTTGTTGAAAAAGCGAGGGAGAAGGGAGTTAGAATTATTGGGCCTAACTGCGCTGGAATCTTTGGAGTCCATGCTAAATTCTTCGGTTCATTTGAAGTTAGAGTTAAAAAAGGAGGCTTAGCTTTAATCTCCCAGAGCGGAGCCTTTGCTGGAGCAGCTTTAGCAATGGGGAATGAGGAGGGAATTGGATTTTCCGCATTTGTATCATATGGAAACGCCGCAGATTTAACGGAAAGTGATTTCCTGAGATACTTTGCAGACGATAAGAACACTAAAGTAATATCCCTGTACATTGAGGGGGTCAAAGATGGAAGAAAGTTCATTGATGCTTTGAAGTATGCTACATCCAAGAAGCCCGTGATTATCTTAAAAGCCGGAAAAAGCAAGAGTGGTTCAAGAGCTGCTCAGAGCCACACGGGTTCGTTGGCTGGCAGCTATGAAATATACAAAGCGGCATTCAACCAGTTCGGTGCAATTGAAGTTGAGGAGATGGAGGAGCTTTTTGACGCTGCTAAGGTCTTTGAGATGTACGACAAAGCTGGAAGAAGAATAGCGATTATAACGAACTCCGGCGGACCTGGAGTTTTGGCAACGGACAAAGCCGAGAGCCTGGGTTTAGAGATTGCCCAGCTCAGCGAGAAAACTATAAAAGCCCTCAGAGAATTTTTACCTCCCCAGTGTTCCATTAAGAATCCCATAGACCTGATTGCAGATGCCGATTATGAGAGATACAAGAGAACAATCGAGATCGTTGGAAAAGATGAAAACGTTGATGCCCTGCTTGTAATCTGTGTTCCCCCTATTTTTATCCCAAGTGAAGAAATAGCAAAAGCCATAATTGATGCAAAATGCGAAAAGCCAATAATAGCGAATTTCATGGCTGGAGAGCTCGTTAAGGACGGAGTTAAACTTCTGGCAGAAAAAGGCATTAAGAACTTTCCAACGCCTGAAAGAGCAGCAAAAGCACTCTACTGGCTCAGCTTAAGGGAAAAAGTTTAA
- a CDS encoding flavin reductase family protein — translation MDAYRLLYPMRTYLIVSGHGEEANVMAADWVTILSHEPFMVGVAVSPKRYTHRLISRYKEFVVSVPSLDMLKDVWIAGTKSGPSKLKEMSITLVPSTKIETPSIKEALANIECKVIDARDYGDHTWFVGEVVGWSYDEGAFKNGKPNLKAKFLAHAAWTDFVTFEEKIYRA, via the coding sequence ATGGATGCCTACAGATTGCTGTACCCCATGAGAACATATCTGATAGTCTCAGGTCATGGCGAAGAGGCAAACGTTATGGCAGCTGACTGGGTAACTATACTCTCACATGAGCCATTCATGGTCGGGGTTGCTGTTTCACCGAAGAGATACACCCACAGGTTAATCAGCAGGTATAAGGAGTTCGTTGTAAGCGTTCCAAGCCTGGATATGCTTAAAGATGTCTGGATAGCCGGAACAAAGAGCGGTCCATCAAAGCTTAAGGAGATGAGCATTACCTTGGTTCCCTCAACGAAAATAGAAACACCAAGTATAAAGGAAGCATTGGCAAACATTGAGTGTAAAGTAATTGATGCAAGGGACTACGGAGATCATACCTGGTTTGTCGGTGAAGTCGTTGGCTGGAGCTACGATGAGGGGGCTTTCAAAAACGGAAAGCCAAACTTGAAAGCAAAGTTCCTTGCACATGCAGCATGGACGGACTTCGTTACATTTGAGGAGAAAATATACAGGGCTTAA
- a CDS encoding DUF257 family protein, with translation MDYFDTLSLMKYQAEILDSEIPEGLKVVKIGGEIEVGEIVKRMSPSRTYQIDLRKVCETINSVVASEEKGVFVIPVGIEKYLALLELHERIRAALFLTKCVTLSHENMRKVWFVNREVWHELRPFVPGFIEESMLFIAEIIGQKRVRIKKTIYPELLGVDVVFDI, from the coding sequence TTGGATTATTTTGACACCTTATCTTTGATGAAGTATCAGGCAGAAATCCTTGATTCGGAAATACCTGAAGGGCTGAAAGTTGTGAAGATAGGTGGGGAAATTGAAGTTGGAGAGATAGTGAAGAGAATGTCCCCCTCAAGGACATACCAGATTGATCTAAGAAAAGTGTGTGAAACGATTAACAGTGTTGTTGCTTCAGAGGAAAAAGGGGTTTTTGTTATTCCCGTGGGAATTGAAAAATACCTCGCACTACTTGAGCTGCATGAGCGCATCCGGGCGGCTCTCTTCTTAACGAAATGTGTAACCCTTAGTCATGAGAATATGAGAAAGGTGTGGTTTGTGAACAGGGAAGTATGGCATGAGCTTAGACCATTTGTGCCTGGATTTATTGAAGAGTCAATGCTCTTTATAGCCGAAATCATCGGACAGAAAAGGGTGAGAATTAAGAAGACAATATATCCCGAGCTGCTTGGAGTGGATGTTGTTTTTGACATTTAA
- a CDS encoding DUF257 family protein, with protein sequence MEKVSTIDIKNVLEMMIPRDTILIKYSSYSHPGIIFCSFVKSLREQYGDRIGIIIVDTLDNLSIIRYQAEAFGIDFEELLNDVAVLKIGGSIDISNVKERLKISTSYLIHREKFREKIDALMKDFQDREFVVKITFGFDKFLMLLDERERLLQIHDLVRYLTTKPFDIRDIICINTDLWKHLKPYVPEYFEEAVLFIGEVVDPHHVKILKTIIPDFKGKVVEF encoded by the coding sequence ATGGAGAAGGTCAGTACAATAGACATTAAGAATGTACTTGAGATGATGATTCCAAGGGATACCATTTTGATTAAATATTCGAGCTATTCACATCCTGGAATCATTTTCTGCAGCTTTGTGAAAAGCTTAAGGGAGCAGTATGGGGACAGAATTGGGATAATTATAGTTGACACACTTGATAATCTGAGCATAATCCGATACCAGGCTGAGGCATTTGGTATAGACTTCGAGGAGCTCTTAAACGATGTAGCAGTTTTAAAAATTGGCGGCTCGATAGATATTAGCAACGTGAAAGAGAGGCTCAAAATAAGCACTTCCTATCTGATCCACAGGGAGAAGTTTAGGGAAAAGATCGACGCACTCATGAAAGATTTTCAAGATAGAGAGTTTGTTGTAAAGATAACCTTTGGGTTCGACAAGTTCCTGATGTTACTCGATGAGAGGGAGAGGCTCCTCCAGATACACGACTTAGTGAGATACCTCACGACAAAACCTTTTGACATCAGGGACATAATCTGTATAAACACTGACCTCTGGAAGCATCTCAAGCCCTATGTTCCAGAATACTTTGAAGAGGCAGTTCTCTTCATAGGAGAAGTTGTCGATCCACATCATGTGAAAATCTTGAAGACTATTATCCCGGATTTCAAAGGAAAGGTGGTCGAGTTTTAA
- a CDS encoding bifunctional N(6)-L-threonylcarbamoyladenine synthase/serine/threonine protein kinase, with the protein MIALGIEGTAHTLGIGIVTENEVLANVFHTLTTEKGGIHPKEAAEHHAKLMKPLLKKALQKAGISIEDVDVIAFSQGPGLGPCLRVVATAARALAIKYSKPIVGVNHCIAHVEITKMFGVKDPVGLYVSGGNTQVLALEGGRYRVFGETLDIGIGNALDTFARELGLGFPGGPKIEKLAQKGERYIELPYAVKGMDLSFSGLLTEAVRKFKSGKYRIEDIAYSFQETAFAALVEVTERAVAHTEKEEVVLVGGVAANNRLREMLKIMAEDRGVKFFVPPYDLCRDNGAMIAYTGLLMYKAGVRFKIEDTIVNQRFRTDEVEVIW; encoded by the coding sequence ATGATCGCCCTTGGAATTGAAGGAACGGCTCATACTCTTGGCATAGGTATAGTTACTGAAAATGAGGTTTTAGCAAACGTATTCCATACGCTAACAACTGAAAAAGGGGGCATCCATCCCAAAGAGGCTGCTGAGCACCATGCAAAGCTCATGAAGCCGCTCTTAAAAAAAGCCCTTCAAAAGGCTGGGATTTCTATTGAGGATGTAGATGTCATAGCCTTTTCCCAAGGCCCTGGATTGGGACCATGCTTAAGGGTTGTTGCAACCGCAGCAAGAGCTTTGGCGATAAAGTACAGCAAGCCGATTGTTGGAGTAAACCACTGCATCGCACATGTTGAGATAACAAAGATGTTTGGAGTTAAAGATCCAGTGGGCTTATACGTAAGCGGTGGGAACACTCAGGTTTTAGCCCTCGAAGGCGGAAGATACAGGGTCTTTGGAGAGACCTTGGACATTGGGATTGGAAACGCCCTGGATACTTTTGCAAGAGAGCTCGGGCTGGGCTTTCCGGGTGGACCTAAAATTGAAAAGCTCGCTCAAAAAGGAGAAAGATACATTGAACTTCCCTACGCCGTCAAGGGCATGGATCTGAGCTTTTCGGGTCTTTTAACCGAAGCTGTTAGAAAGTTCAAGAGCGGAAAATACAGAATAGAGGACATAGCATATTCCTTTCAAGAGACCGCATTCGCTGCACTGGTTGAAGTCACCGAAAGGGCTGTGGCACACACAGAAAAGGAAGAGGTTGTTCTGGTTGGCGGTGTTGCGGCAAACAATCGCCTGAGGGAAATGTTAAAGATAATGGCTGAGGATAGAGGGGTTAAGTTCTTCGTTCCGCCTTATGATTTGTGTCGTGATAATGGTGCAATGATAGCATATACTGGTCTGTTGATGTACAAAGCTGGCGTAAGATTTAAAATTGAAGACACAATTGTTAATCAGAGATTTAGAACGGATGAGGTTGAGGTAATATGGTAG
- a CDS encoding DUF835 domain-containing protein, with amino-acid sequence MVGAIVLFYRLFLFLMILFLTIFISIRIMKYPKNLRKLMLLAAIFSGIGAFGRLIDVLVLFVPIPFAYEIHLITHVVSIGGVIWVFISLMLNLERYYIPLTSISHAEEKRKPGASYVVLSSNTLQDVVEFLQNIDGPVLLFTRYPNLYGNENIKKIWITTADSKGVSPTALHVLQDIAIRFASENNGATIVVDCLEYLILYNGFKSVFKFLVTLKDHLMTRGATLIIFADPTALEKSQVALLKREFNPL; translated from the coding sequence ATGGTAGGTGCAATTGTTCTCTTTTACAGGCTTTTCCTGTTCTTAATGATCCTTTTCTTAACCATCTTTATCAGCATTCGAATCATGAAATACCCAAAGAACCTCAGGAAGCTAATGCTTCTGGCAGCAATTTTTTCAGGAATTGGAGCATTCGGCAGGCTTATTGATGTGCTGGTTCTGTTTGTTCCAATACCTTTTGCATATGAAATTCACCTCATAACTCATGTCGTTTCAATAGGGGGAGTAATTTGGGTGTTCATTTCGTTAATGCTCAACTTGGAAAGGTACTACATCCCCCTCACTTCAATTTCACATGCAGAAGAAAAGAGAAAACCTGGGGCATCATATGTCGTGTTATCTTCGAATACTCTTCAGGATGTTGTTGAGTTCCTTCAAAATATTGATGGACCAGTGCTACTCTTTACACGTTATCCAAACCTTTATGGGAATGAAAACATCAAAAAAATATGGATAACAACAGCAGACTCTAAGGGAGTCTCTCCCACTGCCCTTCACGTTCTGCAAGATATCGCCATTAGATTTGCTTCTGAAAACAATGGTGCTACTATTGTTGTTGACTGTTTGGAGTACCTTATTCTTTACAATGGCTTTAAAAGCGTTTTTAAGTTCCTTGTGACCTTAAAAGATCATCTAATGACACGGGGTGCGACTCTTATAATATTCGCCGACCCAACAGCACTGGAGAAGTCCCAGGTTGCACTTCTGAAAAGGGAGTTTAACCCCCTGTAG
- a CDS encoding NAD(+) kinase, producing the protein MKFGVVARRDKEAALKLAYRVYDFLKVSGFEVFVDEETYQHFPHFNVEDVVKLEDMDVDFIIAIGGDGTILRIEHRTKKDIPILGINMGTLGFLTEVEPNEAFFAINKLIEGDYHIDERIKLRTYLNGENTVPDALNEVAILTGVPGKIVHLKYYVDEGLADEVRSDGLIISTPTGSTGYAMSAGGPFLDPRIDGVVIAPLAPIALSSRPMVVPATSKIDVRILTLTRSVILAIDGQFYTYLTPDIEITIKKSPRKTKFIRFSEEIYPKYTLKIKKKF; encoded by the coding sequence ATGAAGTTTGGTGTAGTGGCGAGAAGAGATAAGGAAGCTGCTCTGAAGCTTGCGTATAGAGTTTATGATTTTCTTAAGGTTAGCGGATTTGAAGTCTTCGTTGATGAGGAGACATATCAGCATTTTCCTCACTTTAATGTAGAAGACGTCGTAAAACTTGAGGACATGGACGTGGATTTTATAATTGCAATTGGAGGGGATGGAACGATACTGAGAATTGAACACCGCACCAAGAAGGACATCCCAATCCTTGGGATCAATATGGGGACACTGGGATTCTTAACGGAAGTTGAGCCCAATGAGGCATTTTTTGCAATTAATAAGCTCATTGAGGGGGATTACCACATTGACGAGAGAATAAAGCTGAGGACGTATCTAAATGGAGAAAATACGGTCCCCGATGCTCTGAATGAAGTGGCTATTTTAACAGGAGTCCCTGGTAAAATAGTGCATTTGAAGTATTACGTTGATGAGGGATTGGCTGATGAGGTTCGTTCTGATGGTCTCATAATTTCAACTCCCACGGGCTCAACGGGGTATGCTATGTCTGCAGGTGGTCCTTTCTTAGATCCAAGAATTGATGGTGTTGTTATAGCACCTCTTGCCCCCATAGCTCTGAGCTCTCGTCCGATGGTTGTTCCCGCAACATCTAAGATTGATGTAAGAATCTTAACTTTGACAAGAAGCGTGATACTGGCAATAGACGGTCAGTTTTACACATATCTCACTCCAGATATTGAAATAACAATAAAAAAATCCCCAAGGAAGACAAAATTTATACGATTTTCTGAAGAGATTTATCCAAAATACACTCTCAAAATTAAGAAAAAGTTTTGA
- a CDS encoding Trm112 family protein, whose amino-acid sequence MEGLRKNIDVLACPRCKDGLELKENYLFCKRCNLKYPVIDGIPQLVVSVDEVWCSGEKR is encoded by the coding sequence GTGGAGGGATTAAGGAAAAATATTGATGTGTTAGCTTGCCCCCGCTGCAAAGATGGTCTGGAGCTTAAGGAAAACTATTTATTCTGTAAGCGCTGTAATTTAAAATACCCTGTCATTGATGGTATTCCCCAACTTGTGGTGAGTGTTGATGAAGTTTGGTGTAGTGGCGAGAAGAGATAA
- a CDS encoding lysylphosphatidylglycerol synthase transmembrane domain-containing protein gives MKKKRIPMIIIGVLLIFALIWWAGIDETMEIIASAKINYLLLALTMQLFATLAWALRWQVFLKRAGVKIGFWSIMVATFIGVFFNNITPGARAGGEPARMVVVSKTSRSKSTYGQVFATIMADRILDVIPVMVFTFIAFKYALILKIHILLLVLSVSTVALVSILVISILLSFNERLAMRFLKAIIMLLKRVFPKKFEGIEEKLEEKLKKSIFEFRKTLKELSTDKSVLMKTLFYSFALWVFMLLRTYFVFRSIDYPLELYKILMVQMAGIALGMVSILPGGIGITEAVNSALYLSLSIDKSLAVTATVIDRFVSFWLPSIVGGALSVYLGVKSGGIKEKY, from the coding sequence ATGAAGAAAAAAAGAATTCCAATGATAATCATTGGAGTTCTGCTGATATTTGCTCTCATCTGGTGGGCAGGGATAGATGAGACAATGGAAATTATAGCGAGTGCTAAAATTAACTATCTTCTCTTGGCATTAACAATGCAGCTGTTTGCAACGCTTGCTTGGGCACTTAGATGGCAAGTTTTTCTAAAGAGGGCTGGAGTTAAGATAGGATTCTGGAGCATAATGGTGGCGACCTTCATAGGGGTGTTTTTTAACAACATAACCCCGGGAGCGAGAGCTGGTGGAGAACCTGCAAGAATGGTCGTCGTAAGCAAAACCTCTCGATCAAAAAGCACCTATGGGCAGGTTTTTGCAACCATAATGGCAGATAGAATTCTTGATGTCATCCCTGTTATGGTGTTTACGTTTATCGCTTTTAAGTATGCCTTAATCTTGAAGATACACATCCTGCTTTTGGTTCTTTCTGTATCAACAGTGGCATTGGTATCAATTTTGGTGATCTCTATACTTCTATCATTTAATGAAAGGCTTGCAATGAGATTTCTCAAAGCAATTATAATGCTTTTGAAAAGGGTTTTTCCTAAGAAGTTTGAGGGAATTGAGGAAAAGCTTGAGGAGAAACTTAAAAAATCAATATTTGAATTCAGGAAAACGTTAAAAGAACTGTCAACGGATAAATCAGTTCTAATGAAAACGCTGTTTTATTCATTTGCCCTGTGGGTATTTATGCTTCTCAGGACATATTTTGTATTTAGAAGCATAGATTATCCCCTTGAGCTTTACAAGATTCTGATGGTTCAGATGGCTGGGATAGCGCTGGGAATGGTGAGCATCCTTCCCGGAGGTATCGGCATAACGGAAGCCGTAAATTCGGCACTCTATTTAAGCTTGAGCATAGACAAGAGCTTAGCTGTTACAGCAACGGTCATAGATAGGTTTGTTTCCTTCTGGCTTCCAAGTATAGTGGGGGGAGCTTTGAGCGTTTATCTGGGTGTTAAAAGTGGAGGGATTAAGGAAAAATATTGA
- a CDS encoding RsmB/NOP family class I SAM-dependent RNA methyltransferase encodes MYLEAFPEELQEYYRKLFGEEAEIIMQKLREPVEKYYIRVNTVKISRDKLIDELKREGLKPKRSPYLDEGIYFDREGPNFPDDYNPKLPTVVANKYAAESVYQGAMLYAPGVLKADKSIKEGDEVQIRDPKGLLVGIGTAKMSAKEMIKATRGIAVEVTLPKFKLPSLSELKSFEKGYFYPQSLPSMVTARILEPNEEDLIIDMAAAPGGKTTHLAQLMQNRGEIIAIDKSKNRLKKMEETLKRLGVKNVKLAHMDSRNLPELGIKADKILLDAPCTALGVRPKLWESRTPKDIIATARYQRHFINAAIKSLRKGGILVYSTCTLSYEENEGNVKYMIKKGLRLEKQSFFIGSPGIGLKEVQRFYPHKHLTQGFFIAKLRKVRE; translated from the coding sequence ATGTATCTTGAAGCATTTCCAGAGGAACTCCAGGAGTACTACAGAAAGCTCTTTGGGGAAGAAGCTGAGATAATAATGCAGAAGCTGAGAGAACCTGTCGAAAAATACTACATAAGGGTTAATACCGTTAAGATCAGCAGAGACAAATTGATTGATGAGCTTAAAAGAGAAGGTCTTAAGCCTAAGAGAAGCCCATACCTTGATGAGGGCATTTATTTTGACAGAGAGGGTCCAAATTTTCCTGATGATTACAATCCCAAGCTTCCCACTGTTGTTGCGAACAAATATGCAGCTGAAAGTGTGTATCAAGGTGCCATGCTCTACGCTCCCGGTGTTCTCAAGGCAGATAAGAGTATTAAAGAAGGTGATGAAGTCCAAATAAGGGACCCGAAGGGCCTTTTGGTTGGAATTGGAACAGCAAAGATGAGTGCAAAGGAAATGATAAAAGCCACAAGAGGGATTGCCGTTGAAGTCACTCTGCCGAAGTTCAAGCTTCCAAGCCTGAGTGAGCTTAAAAGCTTTGAGAAAGGTTACTTTTACCCTCAAAGCCTGCCTTCTATGGTAACTGCGAGAATTCTTGAACCTAATGAGGAGGATTTAATCATTGATATGGCAGCTGCTCCTGGGGGCAAAACTACTCACTTAGCTCAGCTCATGCAGAACAGGGGGGAGATAATAGCAATTGATAAGTCCAAAAACAGACTCAAGAAAATGGAGGAAACCTTAAAGCGATTGGGGGTTAAAAATGTTAAATTAGCTCATATGGACTCAAGGAATCTGCCGGAGCTTGGCATAAAAGCGGACAAGATTCTGCTCGATGCTCCGTGCACAGCTTTGGGAGTTCGACCTAAGCTTTGGGAGAGCAGAACGCCGAAGGACATCATCGCAACAGCCCGCTATCAGAGGCACTTTATAAATGCTGCAATAAAGAGCTTGAGGAAGGGTGGGATTTTGGTGTACTCAACATGCACACTCAGCTATGAAGAAAATGAGGGAAATGTTAAATACATGATCAAAAAGGGGTTGAGGCTTGAAAAACAATCGTTCTTCATAGGTTCTCCGGGAATAGGGCTTAAAGAAGTGCAGCGATTTTATCCCCACAAACACCTGACGCAGGGCTTCTTTATAGCAAAGCTGAGGAAGGTGAGAGAATGA
- a CDS encoding DUF3201 domain-containing protein, producing MNLLDVHNLLNFIWGETFRLNEELREKLKPLGFKVEPVEEVFNAYIYLDGEWREMLYPHPAFEIKPGGEVGATLQGFYFVFGILKEKISEEFVKEFIEKFRKSYIYGSENFLEDFYNYQHPKEPNEVFKEIKESEEKIINFEVGELTVEELERHLFDFIELIKKYSLFDL from the coding sequence ATGAATCTACTTGATGTTCACAACTTACTCAACTTCATCTGGGGCGAGACTTTCAGACTTAATGAAGAGCTCAGAGAGAAGCTTAAGCCTCTCGGGTTTAAGGTTGAGCCTGTTGAGGAGGTTTTCAACGCTTATATATATCTTGACGGAGAATGGAGAGAGATGCTTTACCCTCATCCAGCGTTTGAGATTAAGCCTGGTGGAGAGGTTGGAGCCACTCTGCAGGGATTTTATTTTGTGTTTGGCATTCTTAAGGAGAAAATAAGCGAGGAGTTTGTAAAGGAATTTATTGAAAAATTCAGAAAATCCTACATCTATGGAAGCGAGAATTTTCTTGAGGATTTTTACAACTACCAACACCCGAAAGAACCAAATGAAGTGTTTAAGGAAATAAAGGAGAGCGAAGAGAAGATTATAAACTTTGAAGTTGGTGAGCTGACCGTTGAAGAACTGGAAAGGCATCTCTTTGATTTTATCGAACTTATCAAAAAATACAGCCTCTTTGACCTTTAA